From one Ochrobactrum vermis genomic stretch:
- the iolB gene encoding 5-deoxy-glucuronate isomerase, producing the protein MANLLRKPNGTHGKVHDITPESAEWGYVGFGLYRLKSGESVSEKTDSTEVILVLVEGKAHISASGEDFGEIGERMNVFEKLPPHCLYVPAESDWRATATIDCVLAVCTAPGKVGRKAQKLGPESLTLEQRGKGANTRFIHNIAMEGRDVADSLLVTEVFTPQGNWSSYPPHRHDEDNFPDMTYLEETYYHRLNPAQGFGFQRVFTEDGSLDETMAVADGDVVLVPKGHHPCGAPYGYEMYYLNVMAGPLRKWRFKNHPDHDWIFKRDNP; encoded by the coding sequence ATGGCCAATTTGTTGCGCAAACCTAACGGTACGCATGGCAAGGTCCATGACATCACCCCGGAGAGTGCAGAATGGGGTTATGTCGGGTTCGGGCTTTATCGTCTCAAATCTGGTGAAAGCGTTTCGGAAAAGACGGACTCGACCGAAGTGATCCTCGTTCTGGTTGAGGGAAAAGCTCACATTTCAGCCTCCGGAGAGGATTTCGGCGAGATAGGCGAACGCATGAATGTGTTCGAGAAACTGCCGCCACACTGCCTCTATGTGCCTGCTGAAAGCGATTGGCGTGCAACAGCCACAATAGATTGTGTCCTGGCTGTTTGCACCGCCCCTGGCAAAGTGGGTCGCAAGGCACAGAAACTCGGACCAGAAAGCCTGACACTGGAACAACGCGGAAAAGGCGCCAACACCCGCTTCATCCACAATATTGCGATGGAAGGCCGCGATGTTGCCGACAGCCTTCTTGTCACCGAAGTATTCACACCACAGGGCAACTGGTCGTCCTATCCACCCCATAGGCACGACGAGGATAATTTTCCGGACATGACCTATCTGGAAGAAACCTATTATCACCGTCTCAATCCGGCGCAGGGTTTCGGCTTCCAGCGTGTTTTCACCGAAGATGGAAGCCTTGATGAAACCATGGCGGTCGCGGATGGAGATGTCGTGCTGGTACCAAAGGGGCATCATCCATGTGGCGCGCCCTATGGGTATGAGATGTACTATCTCAACGTAATGGCCGGTCCCTTGCGCAAATGGCGATTCAAGAACCATCCTGATCACGATTGGATTTTCAAGCGCGATAACCCCTGA
- a CDS encoding Lrp/AsnC family transcriptional regulator, which yields MRKIDSVDDLDQFDRRILEVLSEDGRLPVTELSKKVGLSKTPCQARLKRLVDEGYIVGFRAAIDPEKLGLDHIAFTTVKLSDTREAALEAFNMAVRKIREVEECHMIASSFDYLLKVRTPNIRRYREVLGEKISSLPNVASTSTFVVMESVKDNRPVRVYPGAL from the coding sequence ATGCGTAAAATAGATTCCGTAGACGATTTGGATCAGTTCGATCGACGCATTCTGGAAGTATTGAGCGAAGACGGCCGCCTTCCGGTTACCGAACTCTCGAAAAAAGTCGGCCTTTCCAAGACGCCATGTCAGGCAAGGCTGAAAAGGCTGGTCGATGAAGGCTATATTGTCGGCTTTCGCGCAGCCATAGACCCTGAGAAACTCGGTCTCGATCATATCGCCTTCACCACGGTCAAACTATCCGACACACGCGAAGCCGCACTCGAAGCGTTCAACATGGCGGTACGTAAGATCCGCGAAGTCGAAGAATGCCATATGATCGCAAGCTCTTTCGACTATCTTCTGAAAGTGCGAACGCCCAACATCCGGCGTTACCGCGAGGTGCTGGGCGAAAAGATTTCGAGCTTGCCCAATGTGGCAAGCACATCCACTTTTGTGGTGATGGAGTCAGTCAAGGACAATCGCCCGGTCAGGGTTTATCCGGGCGCGCTGTAA
- a CDS encoding ABC transporter ATP-binding protein, translated as MTAIRPGSVTFENVTKKFGNFTALPDLSLTVEPGTLVTLLGPSGCGKTTTLRLLAGLEHPTSGRILIGGKDVTNLPANERDVSMVFQSYALFPHMNSLDNVAYGLESSGLKKAEARERAEEGLKLVGLAGMGHRLPAELSGGQQQRVAVARALVLEPQVLLLDEPLSNLDARLRRRVRTEIRELQQRLGFTAVYVTHDQDEALAVSDTIIVMKEGNIAQKGSPRDLYETPASAFIADFMGEANVVPCEVMTADGGEAVIRVGSLTHRVAARNARPGPAQLAIRPNAVTLQPKAGGGFPGRVAHSAYLGDHIEYEIETEHGKLFIVDPAVEEALPPQTDVSIEFKTRGLAIINQ; from the coding sequence ATGACCGCGATCCGTCCCGGCTCTGTTACGTTTGAAAACGTTACAAAGAAGTTCGGCAATTTTACCGCCTTGCCCGATCTGTCCCTGACCGTGGAACCGGGAACTCTGGTGACGTTGCTTGGACCGTCCGGCTGCGGCAAGACGACGACATTGCGGTTGCTGGCGGGGCTTGAACACCCAACCTCTGGCCGCATCCTGATTGGCGGCAAGGACGTGACCAATCTGCCAGCCAATGAGCGTGATGTGTCGATGGTTTTCCAGTCTTATGCGCTCTTTCCGCATATGAACTCGCTCGACAATGTGGCCTATGGGTTGGAATCCTCGGGTTTGAAAAAGGCGGAAGCGCGGGAACGTGCAGAAGAGGGCCTGAAGCTTGTCGGCCTTGCTGGAATGGGGCATCGCCTTCCGGCTGAACTTTCAGGTGGCCAGCAACAACGCGTGGCGGTGGCTCGCGCTCTGGTGCTGGAGCCGCAGGTTTTGCTTCTGGACGAACCGCTTTCGAATCTCGACGCGCGCCTGCGTCGTCGGGTGCGTACCGAAATTCGCGAACTGCAGCAGCGGCTCGGGTTTACTGCCGTCTATGTGACACACGATCAGGACGAGGCGCTCGCAGTCTCCGATACGATCATCGTCATGAAGGAGGGCAATATTGCGCAGAAGGGCAGCCCTCGTGATCTCTATGAAACGCCAGCCTCGGCCTTTATCGCGGATTTCATGGGAGAGGCGAATGTTGTGCCATGTGAGGTGATGACGGCAGACGGGGGCGAAGCTGTCATTCGTGTGGGTAGCCTGACCCACCGGGTTGCCGCACGTAACGCCCGACCGGGGCCAGCGCAGCTTGCGATCCGGCCCAATGCGGTGACGTTGCAACCAAAGGCAGGTGGCGGCTTTCCTGGTCGTGTCGCGCATTCAGCCTATCTCGGCGATCATATCGAGTATGAAATCGAGACCGAACACGGCAAACTTTTCATTGTTGATCCGGCGGTTGAAGAGGCGCTGCCGCCACAAACGGATGTCTCTATCGAGTTCAAAACGCGCGGGCTTGCCATCATCAATCAATAG
- a CDS encoding ABC transporter permease → MKQHNRRLDIVLALALAAFVLLPWYRIEDGFMSFGWLAGMFGDGATAPGLWQIAFFGRSWLGAVAIFMLLCAGARFLLPVERRSGLMIWASLLGVIFLALQGLAIGFSGWNWTISENLFGSLADGQPAFGVGAILTGLCFLLIFSFGLAERGVMKGDAFVVSSITLLVAMVGVFVFYPVISMFAGSVQDFDGSFKPEGFIGNIQDSSIWSLACVVGEGRCGVAWRTLWLALMTATGATVLGLAFALVATRTGFPFKKGLRLLTILPIITPPFVVGLALTLLFGRAGVVTEQISNIFGVEPGRWLYGLTGIWIAQVLSFTPISFLVLIGVVEGVSPSMEEASQTLRADRWRTFRRVSLPLMAPGLANAFLIAFIESMADFGNPMVLGGSNGVLSTEIFFAVVGAQNDPSRAAVLAIVLLCFTLTAFLIQRVWLSGKNFATVTGKGDSGMHAGLPRGLKIGVYALVIPWMIFTVVVYAMILIGGFVRQWGLDNTLTVEHYARAFSVNWTESGIAWTGVAWNSFWTTMEISLISAPLTAAVGLLTAYLIVRQRFVGRNVFEFALMLSFAIPGTVIGVSYIMAFNLPPLEMTGTALILIACFVFRNMPVGVRGGIAAMSQLDKSLDEASLTLRANSFRTIRKVILPLLRPAITAALVYSFVRAITSISAVIFLVSAQYNMATSYIVGLVENGEFGVAIAYSSMLIVVMIVVITGFQLLVGERKLRRENRVAAVTPVKTVRQEKTA, encoded by the coding sequence ATGAAACAGCATAATCGCAGACTGGATATCGTTCTGGCGTTGGCGCTGGCGGCATTTGTACTATTGCCGTGGTATCGCATAGAAGACGGCTTTATGAGTTTCGGCTGGCTGGCTGGAATGTTCGGCGATGGTGCAACGGCACCCGGCCTTTGGCAGATCGCCTTCTTCGGACGCTCGTGGCTTGGCGCTGTCGCTATATTCATGTTGCTTTGTGCTGGTGCCCGCTTCCTATTGCCTGTTGAGCGTCGTAGCGGGCTTATGATCTGGGCAAGTCTCCTCGGTGTGATTTTCCTGGCCCTGCAAGGATTGGCTATCGGTTTTTCCGGTTGGAACTGGACGATCAGTGAGAACCTGTTCGGCTCACTTGCCGATGGCCAGCCGGCCTTCGGTGTAGGGGCGATATTGACGGGTCTCTGTTTCCTGCTGATTTTCTCCTTTGGTCTCGCGGAACGTGGGGTGATGAAAGGGGATGCCTTCGTCGTCTCGTCCATTACCTTACTTGTCGCAATGGTAGGCGTTTTTGTCTTCTATCCCGTTATCAGCATGTTTGCCGGGTCGGTGCAGGATTTTGACGGTTCGTTCAAGCCCGAGGGATTCATCGGCAACATTCAGGACTCCTCGATCTGGAGCCTGGCATGCGTCGTCGGTGAAGGGCGATGCGGCGTTGCGTGGCGCACATTGTGGCTGGCTTTGATGACTGCGACGGGGGCCACGGTGCTGGGGCTCGCCTTTGCGCTTGTTGCGACCCGCACAGGTTTCCCTTTCAAGAAAGGCCTCCGTCTTCTCACCATATTGCCGATCATCACGCCGCCATTCGTTGTTGGCCTCGCATTGACGCTGCTCTTTGGTCGCGCGGGCGTCGTGACGGAACAGATCTCCAATATATTCGGTGTCGAACCTGGTCGTTGGCTTTATGGCCTCACCGGAATATGGATTGCACAGGTTCTATCCTTCACCCCGATATCCTTCCTGGTGCTCATCGGCGTTGTCGAAGGTGTGTCGCCGTCTATGGAAGAGGCGTCGCAAACTCTGCGTGCGGATCGCTGGCGCACGTTTCGCAGGGTGTCTCTACCATTGATGGCTCCGGGGCTTGCCAATGCGTTCCTCATCGCCTTTATCGAAAGCATGGCGGATTTCGGCAATCCGATGGTGCTCGGAGGCAGCAATGGTGTGCTTTCGACTGAAATATTCTTTGCAGTGGTGGGCGCGCAGAACGACCCATCGCGTGCAGCCGTTCTCGCTATTGTCTTGCTCTGCTTTACGCTGACGGCATTTCTCATCCAGCGTGTCTGGCTTTCGGGCAAGAATTTCGCGACCGTGACCGGCAAGGGCGATTCCGGCATGCATGCCGGGCTGCCGCGTGGGCTGAAGATCGGCGTTTATGCCCTCGTCATTCCGTGGATGATTTTCACTGTTGTCGTTTATGCGATGATCCTTATCGGCGGCTTTGTGCGCCAGTGGGGGCTCGATAATACATTGACGGTTGAACACTATGCGCGGGCGTTCTCCGTCAATTGGACCGAAAGCGGTATTGCGTGGACCGGCGTTGCATGGAATTCGTTCTGGACGACTATGGAAATTTCGCTGATTTCGGCACCGCTGACTGCGGCAGTTGGCCTGCTGACAGCCTATCTAATTGTTCGCCAGCGTTTCGTCGGGCGGAATGTCTTCGAATTTGCCCTGATGTTGAGCTTCGCCATTCCCGGAACAGTCATTGGTGTTAGCTACATCATGGCCTTCAATCTGCCACCGCTTGAAATGACCGGTACTGCGTTGATCCTGATCGCATGTTTCGTGTTTCGTAACATGCCGGTGGGTGTGCGGGGCGGCATCGCAGCCATGAGCCAGCTCGACAAAAGTCTCGACGAAGCTTCCCTGACGCTGCGGGCAAACAGTTTCCGCACGATCCGAAAGGTCATTTTGCCATTGCTGCGCCCGGCGATTACGGCGGCACTGGTTTATTCCTTCGTGCGTGCCATCACCTCCATCAGCGCCGTCATTTTCCTTGTTTCGGCGCAATACAACATGGCGACATCCTACATTGTCGGTCTGGTCGAAAACGGTGAGTTCGGCGTGGCCATCGCATATTCGTCGATGCTGATTGTCGTGATGATCGTCGTCATTACAGGCTTCCAGCTTCTCGTGGGTGAACGCAAACTTAGGCGTGAGAACCGCGTCGCTGCTGTCACCCCCGTCAAAACCGTTCGTCAGGAGAAAACCGCATGA
- a CDS encoding NUDIX hydrolase: MNERVRFQLSSAVFVILACGPEICMLQRKATGWMDGSFSIPAGALDAGETIRAAAVREAFEETGVIIAPEALKPVHTLHSLTAGNQWLGHFFRANEWTGTPAICEPDKHAYLEWRSLNDLPENTIPYVRQALLCAARDELYSEYGWN, translated from the coding sequence TTGAACGAGCGTGTGCGCTTTCAGCTTTCGTCTGCGGTTTTTGTCATTCTGGCATGCGGACCGGAAATCTGCATGTTGCAGCGGAAAGCAACCGGATGGATGGACGGTTCGTTCAGCATTCCTGCAGGAGCATTGGATGCAGGCGAAACGATCCGTGCTGCAGCAGTACGTGAAGCATTCGAAGAGACGGGCGTAATCATAGCGCCCGAAGCCTTGAAACCAGTCCACACACTGCACAGCTTGACTGCTGGCAATCAATGGCTCGGTCATTTCTTTCGCGCGAATGAATGGACTGGCACGCCTGCCATATGTGAGCCGGACAAGCATGCCTATCTGGAATGGAGAAGCCTGAACGATCTGCCGGAGAATACCATTCCCTACGTCCGGCAGGCTCTCCTTTGTGCCGCCCGCGATGAACTCTACTCAGAGTATGGATGGAACTGA
- a CDS encoding inositol monophosphatase family protein: protein MTSHPRQELEARLALAEKIAREAGAKALDYFKRRETLVIETKRDPQDVVSIADRDVEQLIRSRVSETFSQDGFLGEEYGLNEGTSGYTWVVDPIDGTSPFVNGMPNWCVSIAVLKDGEPVIGVIQAPCFDELYASAKGLGATLDGKKLVLDPSRTIRNSVTGIGANNYVTPQVVAKIVEDLLEAGGTFIRNGSGALMIAYVAAGRLVGYYEPYMHAWDCMAGFCLVREAGGYVHPFPVDGEKLTKGNKVFVAAPGAIEDLKKVARL from the coding sequence ATGACTTCTCATCCCCGACAGGAACTGGAAGCGCGGCTTGCGCTTGCTGAAAAGATCGCGCGTGAAGCGGGCGCCAAGGCACTCGACTATTTCAAGCGGCGTGAAACGCTGGTTATCGAAACCAAGCGTGATCCGCAGGATGTGGTTTCAATTGCCGACCGTGATGTCGAGCAGCTTATTCGATCCCGAGTGTCGGAAACCTTTTCACAGGATGGCTTTCTGGGAGAGGAATACGGGCTGAATGAAGGTACTTCGGGTTACACCTGGGTTGTGGATCCCATCGATGGCACCAGTCCATTCGTGAATGGCATGCCGAACTGGTGTGTTTCTATTGCCGTTCTGAAAGACGGTGAACCTGTGATCGGGGTCATTCAGGCCCCGTGTTTTGACGAACTTTATGCCTCGGCCAAGGGCCTCGGCGCAACACTCGATGGCAAGAAGCTGGTTCTCGATCCGAGCCGCACAATCCGTAATTCTGTGACGGGTATCGGTGCCAATAACTATGTCACACCGCAAGTCGTGGCGAAAATCGTTGAAGACCTCCTTGAGGCGGGCGGCACGTTTATTCGTAATGGTTCCGGTGCGCTGATGATCGCTTATGTCGCGGCTGGCAGGCTGGTCGGCTACTATGAGCCTTATATGCATGCCTGGGATTGCATGGCAGGCTTCTGCCTCGTGCGCGAGGCGGGCGGCTATGTGCATCCTTTCCCGGTGGACGGAGAAAAGCTCACCAAGGGCAACAAGGTTTTCGTGGCTGCACCCGGTGCGATCGAGGATCTCAAGAAAGTTGCCCGCTTATAG
- the putA gene encoding trifunctional transcriptional regulator/proline dehydrogenase/L-glutamate gamma-semialdehyde dehydrogenase, translating into MTDTIPAPTNPVFQNFAPPIREQSVLRQAITAAYRRPEAECVSALATQATLPEETAKQVRSTARKLIEALRAKHKGTGVEGLVHEYSLSSQEGVALMCLAEALLRIPDMATRDALIRDKISNGDWKSHIGGGRSLFVNAATWGLVVTGKLTNTVNDRGLSAALTRLIARCGEPVIRRGVDMAMRMMGEQFVTGETIDEALKRAKSLEERGFRYSYDMLGEAATTAADAERYYKDYETAIHAIGRASAGRGIYDGPGISIKLSALHPRYVRAQSERVMEELLPKVKALAVIAKSYNIGLNIDAEEADRLELSLDLLQSLCEDPDLADWEGIGFVVQAYGKRCPFVLDFIIDLARQNKRRIMVRLVKGAYWDAEIKRAQVDGLEDFPVYTRKVHTDVSYIACARKLLAATDVIFPQFATHNAQTLATIYHMAGPDFKTGKFEFQCLHGMGEPLYDEVVGPEKLGRPARIYAPVGTHETLLAYLVRRLLENGANSSFVNRIGDESVSVDELIADPVDVVRSMAVVGARHDQIALPENLYGVRKNSDGFDLSNEVTLAELSKILKDSNDRVWISEPQIAGAKVKGASRSVFNPGDRNDVVGTVTEIAEADVAKAMKAAQKATASWSAVAPVERAACLERAADIMQRDMPVLLGLIMREAGKSMPNAIAEVREAIDFLRYYAEQTRRTLGVGHKALGPIVCISPWNFPLAIFTGQIAAALVAGNPVLAKPAEETPLIAAQGVRTLHEAGIPADALQLLPGDGRIGATLVAAEETCGVMFTGSTEVARLIQAQLASRLLPNGKPIPLIAETGGQNAMIVDSSALAEQVVFDVIASAFDSAGQRCSALRVLCLQEDVADRILTMLKGALRELSIGRTDALKVDIGPVITDEAKNIIEKHVQGMRDLGRKVEQLPLGTETQNGTFVAPTIIEINSLRDLKREVFGPVLHVVRYKRDDMERLIDDINATGYGLTFGLHTRLDETIANVADRIRVGNLYINRNVIGAIVGVQPFGGRGLSGTGPKAGGPLYLGRLVETAPIPPRHSSVHTDPALKDFAKWLGQRGMNDLAQAARDTGSASALGLDLELPGPVGERNLYALHPRGNILLVPQTEIGLYRQMTAALATGNTVYIDEASELRNVLKDIPASVAARTVWTKNWEADAPFAGALVEGEAERIVEINKKLAMLPGPLVLTQAASTEELANTPDAYCLNWLLEEVSTSINTTAAGGNASLMAIG; encoded by the coding sequence ATGACCGATACCATACCCGCTCCTACCAATCCGGTTTTCCAGAATTTCGCGCCGCCGATCCGCGAGCAAAGCGTGCTGAGGCAGGCGATTACCGCCGCTTATCGCCGCCCAGAAGCGGAGTGCGTTTCGGCATTGGCCACACAGGCCACCTTGCCGGAAGAAACGGCCAAACAAGTCCGTTCCACGGCTCGTAAGCTGATCGAAGCACTACGCGCCAAGCACAAGGGTACGGGCGTCGAAGGTCTGGTGCATGAATACTCTCTGTCGAGCCAGGAAGGCGTGGCACTTATGTGTCTTGCCGAGGCGCTGCTGCGCATTCCAGACATGGCCACGCGCGATGCGCTTATCCGTGACAAGATTTCGAACGGCGACTGGAAGTCTCACATCGGCGGCGGTCGGTCGCTCTTCGTCAATGCCGCGACCTGGGGACTTGTCGTTACCGGCAAGCTGACCAACACGGTCAATGATCGCGGCCTGTCGGCTGCTCTGACGCGCCTGATCGCTCGTTGCGGCGAACCCGTTATTCGTCGTGGCGTTGACATGGCGATGCGCATGATGGGCGAACAGTTCGTGACCGGTGAAACCATTGATGAAGCGCTGAAGCGCGCCAAGTCGCTGGAAGAACGTGGTTTCCGCTATTCCTACGATATGTTGGGTGAGGCTGCGACGACCGCAGCTGACGCAGAGCGCTATTACAAAGATTACGAAACCGCCATTCACGCTATCGGTCGCGCTTCCGCCGGTCGCGGCATCTATGACGGCCCTGGCATCTCCATCAAGCTTTCGGCGCTGCATCCGCGTTACGTCCGCGCGCAGAGCGAACGCGTCATGGAGGAGTTGTTGCCGAAGGTGAAGGCGCTTGCAGTAATCGCCAAATCCTACAATATTGGCCTCAACATTGATGCCGAAGAAGCTGACCGTCTCGAACTGTCGCTCGATTTGTTGCAGAGCCTCTGTGAGGATCCGGATCTGGCCGATTGGGAAGGTATCGGTTTCGTCGTGCAGGCTTATGGCAAGCGCTGCCCGTTCGTGCTCGATTTCATCATTGATCTGGCGCGCCAAAACAAACGCCGCATTATGGTTCGTCTGGTGAAGGGTGCCTATTGGGATGCCGAGATCAAGCGTGCTCAGGTCGACGGGCTGGAAGATTTTCCGGTTTATACTCGCAAGGTGCACACCGACGTTTCTTATATTGCCTGCGCACGTAAATTGCTTGCGGCGACCGATGTGATTTTCCCGCAGTTCGCAACACATAACGCCCAGACACTGGCCACGATCTATCATATGGCTGGCCCCGACTTCAAAACGGGCAAGTTCGAGTTCCAGTGCCTGCATGGCATGGGTGAACCGCTTTATGATGAAGTCGTTGGCCCTGAAAAACTGGGTCGTCCGGCACGTATTTACGCGCCGGTCGGTACGCATGAGACGCTTCTGGCTTATCTTGTTCGCCGTCTTCTTGAGAACGGCGCGAATTCGTCCTTCGTCAATCGCATTGGTGATGAAAGTGTCTCAGTCGATGAGTTGATCGCTGATCCGGTGGATGTTGTTCGCTCGATGGCCGTCGTCGGCGCACGTCACGATCAGATTGCCCTGCCGGAAAATCTCTATGGTGTCCGCAAGAATTCTGACGGTTTCGACCTGTCGAACGAAGTCACACTCGCTGAACTGAGCAAGATTTTGAAAGACAGCAACGACCGGGTGTGGATTTCGGAACCACAGATTGCCGGAGCCAAGGTGAAGGGCGCCAGCCGTTCAGTTTTCAATCCCGGTGACCGGAACGACGTCGTCGGCACGGTGACTGAGATCGCTGAGGCCGATGTAGCGAAGGCCATGAAGGCGGCGCAGAAGGCAACGGCAAGCTGGTCGGCAGTTGCGCCCGTCGAACGTGCGGCTTGTCTTGAGCGTGCAGCGGACATCATGCAGCGCGACATGCCGGTTCTACTCGGCCTCATCATGCGCGAAGCTGGCAAATCCATGCCGAACGCGATTGCCGAAGTTCGCGAAGCCATCGATTTCCTGCGCTATTATGCAGAGCAAACCCGTCGCACGCTGGGCGTTGGCCATAAGGCGCTTGGGCCTATAGTCTGCATCAGCCCGTGGAACTTCCCTCTGGCAATCTTTACCGGCCAGATTGCAGCAGCACTTGTCGCAGGCAATCCGGTCTTGGCGAAGCCTGCCGAAGAGACCCCGCTTATTGCAGCACAGGGTGTTCGTACCCTGCATGAGGCTGGCATTCCAGCCGATGCGCTGCAGCTTCTGCCGGGCGACGGTCGCATCGGGGCTACGCTTGTGGCCGCAGAAGAGACATGCGGTGTGATGTTTACCGGCTCCACCGAAGTAGCGCGCCTCATTCAGGCTCAGCTTGCCTCACGTCTGCTGCCGAACGGCAAGCCGATCCCGCTGATTGCCGAAACCGGTGGTCAGAACGCAATGATCGTGGATTCATCCGCGCTGGCGGAGCAGGTTGTGTTCGACGTGATTGCATCGGCATTCGACAGTGCCGGTCAGCGTTGTTCGGCACTGCGCGTTCTGTGCCTGCAGGAAGATGTCGCGGACCGTATCCTGACCATGCTCAAGGGCGCTCTCCGGGAACTGTCCATCGGTCGCACCGACGCGCTGAAGGTCGATATCGGCCCGGTCATCACCGATGAAGCCAAGAATATCATTGAAAAGCACGTTCAGGGCATGCGTGACCTCGGTCGCAAGGTCGAGCAGCTTCCGCTCGGTACTGAAACCCAGAACGGAACTTTCGTTGCACCGACCATCATCGAGATTAATTCGCTTCGCGATCTGAAGCGGGAAGTCTTCGGCCCGGTTCTGCATGTCGTGCGCTACAAGCGTGACGATATGGAGCGCTTGATCGATGATATTAACGCGACCGGCTACGGGCTTACTTTCGGCCTGCATACGCGCCTTGACGAGACGATTGCCAATGTCGCGGATCGTATCCGTGTTGGTAATCTCTATATCAACCGCAACGTTATCGGCGCGATCGTTGGCGTGCAGCCGTTCGGTGGGCGCGGTCTGTCCGGAACTGGCCCGAAGGCGGGCGGTCCGCTCTATCTCGGACGCCTCGTGGAAACAGCTCCGATCCCGCCGCGCCATAGCTCGGTTCACACCGATCCGGCGCTCAAGGATTTTGCCAAGTGGCTTGGCCAGCGCGGCATGAACGATCTGGCCCAGGCTGCCCGTGATACTGGTAGCGCCTCGGCCCTTGGTCTTGATCTTGAATTGCCGGGCCCGGTCGGTGAGCGCAATCTTTATGCGCTGCATCCGCGAGGAAATATCCTGCTGGTTCCGCAGACAGAAATAGGCCTTTATCGCCAGATGACTGCCGCACTAGCAACGGGCAATACGGTCTACATCGACGAAGCGTCAGAGTTGCGGAATGTGCTGAAGGATATTCCCGCTTCGGTGGCGGCTCGCACGGTCTGGACGAAAAACTGGGAAGCCGATGCACCGTTTGCCGGTGCGCTGGTTGAAGGGGAGGCTGAACGCATCGTGGAGATCAACAAGAAGCTCGCGATGCTTCCCGGGCCGTTGGTCCTCACACAGGCCGCTTCCACGGAAGAGCTGGCAAACACCCCAGATGCCTACTGCCTCAATTGGCTTCTGGAGGAGGTTTCGACCTCAATCAACACCACAGCAGCAGGTGGCAATGCTAGCCTGATGGCGATTGGTTGA
- a CDS encoding ABC transporter substrate-binding protein produces MRSAFLIAALAAGISSFAFSAQAAGNLNLICSADVVICEQMKNMFEKDTGIKVNMVRLSSGETYAKVRAEARNPKTDIWWAGTGDPHLQAAAEGLTLEYKSPMLDQLNDWAKKQAESSGFRTVGVYAGALGWGYNTDILAKKNLKEPKCWADLLDASYKGEIQMANPNSSGTAYTALATLVQIMGEDKAYDYLKKLNENVSQYTKSGSAPVKSAARGETGIGIVFMHDAVSMTAEGFPIKSVAPCEGTGYEIGSMSIIKGAKNLESAKKWYDWALTAEVQSHMKDAKSFQLPSNKSAEVPKESPRFEDIKLIDYDFKTYGEPAKRKELLERWDKEIGAHAN; encoded by the coding sequence ATGCGTTCGGCATTTCTGATTGCGGCGCTTGCCGCTGGCATATCTTCATTTGCATTTTCTGCGCAGGCCGCAGGCAATCTCAATCTCATCTGTTCCGCGGACGTGGTCATCTGTGAGCAGATGAAGAACATGTTCGAGAAGGATACGGGCATCAAGGTCAATATGGTCCGGCTATCTTCCGGTGAAACCTATGCCAAGGTGCGGGCCGAGGCGCGCAATCCGAAGACTGATATCTGGTGGGCCGGTACGGGGGATCCGCATCTTCAGGCAGCGGCCGAAGGACTGACGCTCGAATATAAATCGCCGATGCTCGACCAACTGAATGATTGGGCCAAGAAGCAGGCCGAAAGCTCCGGCTTTCGTACGGTTGGCGTTTATGCCGGCGCGCTTGGCTGGGGGTACAATACCGATATTCTTGCCAAGAAGAATTTGAAGGAGCCGAAATGTTGGGCTGATCTGCTGGATGCGTCCTATAAGGGTGAAATCCAGATGGCCAATCCGAATTCTTCCGGCACTGCCTATACGGCGCTGGCAACGTTGGTGCAGATTATGGGCGAGGATAAAGCCTATGATTATCTGAAGAAACTCAACGAGAACGTGTCGCAGTACACCAAATCCGGCTCGGCTCCGGTCAAGTCTGCTGCGCGCGGTGAAACGGGCATTGGCATCGTCTTCATGCATGATGCGGTGTCGATGACGGCAGAAGGCTTTCCGATCAAGTCGGTAGCACCATGCGAAGGCACTGGTTACGAAATTGGTTCCATGTCGATCATCAAGGGTGCCAAGAACCTCGAAAGTGCCAAGAAGTGGTACGACTGGGCACTGACCGCGGAAGTGCAGTCGCATATGAAAGATGCGAAGTCCTTCCAGCTGCCGTCGAACAAGTCTGCGGAGGTTCCGAAAGAATCCCCACGTTTCGAGGATATCAAGCTCATCGACTATGACTTCAAGACCTATGGCGAACCAGCCAAGCGCAAGGAATTGCTTGAGCGCTGGGACAAGGAAATCGGTGCGCACGCCAATTGA